From Deinococcus aquaticus, one genomic window encodes:
- a CDS encoding histidine phosphatase family protein has product MKLLLIRHAQSQNNVIEDRPDYAQARQPDPPLTAHGHASARQFAQDADLGSVTHLYTSLMLRAVQTAAPIAARLNLPAHGLELAYEYGDLTTGPAGGFTPVTGSDHATLRTHCPALLWPAHLHGQPWHGGAEPWQEPLFHARATQVLTDLRARHPGQDRVALITHHDFAGALIRAALGWPATDTPPTFHLAHLGTALLDLPDGGGVGGLLWLNR; this is encoded by the coding sequence GTGAAGCTGCTGCTGATCCGCCACGCCCAGTCGCAGAACAACGTGATCGAGGACCGCCCCGACTACGCGCAGGCGCGGCAGCCCGACCCGCCCCTCACCGCGCACGGGCACGCCAGCGCCCGGCAGTTCGCGCAGGACGCCGACCTGGGCAGCGTGACGCACCTGTACACCAGCCTGATGCTCCGCGCCGTACAGACCGCCGCACCCATCGCCGCCCGCCTGAACCTCCCCGCGCACGGACTGGAACTGGCGTACGAGTACGGCGACCTGACGACCGGCCCCGCCGGAGGCTTCACGCCCGTCACGGGCAGCGACCATGCAACCCTCCGCACCCACTGCCCCGCGCTGCTCTGGCCCGCGCACCTGCACGGGCAACCGTGGCACGGCGGCGCGGAACCCTGGCAGGAACCCCTCTTCCACGCCCGCGCCACGCAGGTCCTGACCGACCTCCGCGCCCGGCACCCCGGTCAGGACCGGGTGGCGCTGATCACGCACCACGACTTCGCCGGAGCCCTGATCCGCGCGGCGCTCGGCTGGCCCGCCACCGACACACCGCCCACCTTCCATCTCGCGCACCTGGGTACGGCACTCCTTGACCTGCCAGACGGCGGCGGTGTGGGCGGGCTGCTGTGGCTGAACCGGTAG
- the hutH gene encoding histidine ammonia-lyase — translation MILDQHLSLSDFLSVVRGGESVQLSDAARERILRARAVIERIVDGQAAVYGVNTGFGKFASVQVPRAGLEELQLNLILSHAIGVGENLPGEVVRGMLLLRAQSLALGHSGVRPEVVELLLSLLNAGAHPVIPAQGSVGASGDLAPLAHLALGLIGLGDMEFRGQVRPSADVLAELGLNPLTLQAKEGLALINGTQLMGSLLALAVADARTLLGTANLAAAMTVEAMYGSHRPFQPDVIGLRPHPGAVAVAEELRFFLRDSQIAPSHAVGDGKVQDAYSLRAAPQVHGASLDALAHAERVLAVEFASVTDNPLIFPDTGDVVSGGNFHGQPLAVTIDALKVAVAELGSISERRCEQLLNPALSGLPGFLAPQGGLNSGFMIAQYTAAALVSENKVLAHPASVDTIPTSANQEDHVSMGAHGARQLRAILENVQNVIGIELLCAAQALDFQNLHAGRGAQAAWEHIRAHIPNMTQDRYYRPDLLKIVEMVRAGELLRVGREA, via the coding sequence GTGATTCTCGATCAACACCTTTCCCTGTCTGATTTCCTGTCTGTCGTGCGTGGCGGCGAGTCCGTCCAGCTGTCCGATGCCGCGCGGGAGCGCATTCTTCGTGCGCGGGCGGTGATCGAGCGGATCGTGGATGGTCAGGCGGCGGTGTACGGCGTGAATACGGGCTTCGGGAAGTTCGCGTCCGTGCAGGTGCCGCGCGCGGGGCTGGAGGAGTTGCAGCTGAACCTGATCCTGTCGCACGCGATCGGGGTGGGGGAGAACCTGCCGGGCGAGGTGGTGCGCGGCATGCTGCTGCTGCGCGCGCAGTCGCTCGCACTGGGGCACTCGGGCGTGCGGCCGGAGGTGGTGGAGCTGCTGCTCTCGCTGCTGAACGCGGGGGCGCACCCGGTCATTCCGGCGCAGGGGAGTGTGGGCGCGTCGGGGGATCTGGCGCCGCTGGCGCACCTGGCGCTGGGCCTGATCGGGCTGGGCGACATGGAGTTCCGGGGGCAGGTGCGGCCCAGTGCGGACGTGCTCGCGGAACTCGGCCTGAACCCGCTGACCTTGCAGGCGAAGGAGGGGCTGGCCCTCATCAACGGCACGCAGCTGATGGGGAGCCTGCTGGCCCTGGCGGTCGCGGATGCGCGGACGCTGCTGGGCACGGCGAACCTCGCGGCAGCCATGACCGTCGAGGCGATGTACGGCTCTCACCGGCCGTTCCAGCCGGACGTGATCGGCCTGCGTCCCCACCCCGGCGCGGTCGCGGTGGCCGAGGAACTGCGATTCTTCCTGCGGGACTCGCAGATCGCGCCGTCGCACGCGGTGGGGGACGGGAAGGTGCAGGACGCGTACTCGCTGCGGGCCGCGCCGCAGGTGCACGGCGCGAGCCTGGACGCCCTGGCGCACGCCGAGCGGGTGCTGGCCGTCGAGTTCGCGTCCGTGACGGACAACCCACTGATCTTCCCCGATACCGGGGATGTGGTGAGCGGCGGGAACTTCCACGGGCAGCCGCTGGCCGTGACCATCGACGCACTCAAGGTCGCGGTGGCGGAACTGGGCAGCATCAGCGAGCGCCGCTGCGAGCAGCTCCTGAACCCGGCCCTGTCGGGCCTGCCGGGCTTCCTCGCGCCGCAGGGCGGCCTGAACAGCGGCTTCATGATCGCGCAGTACACGGCCGCCGCCCTTGTCAGCGAGAACAAAGTGCTCGCGCACCCGGCCAGCGTGGACACCATCCCCACCAGCGCCAACCAGGAGGATCACGTCAGCATGGGCGCGCACGGCGCCCGGCAGTTGCGGGCCATCCTGGAGAACGTGCAGAACGTCATCGGGATCGAACTGCTGTGCGCCGCGCAGGCCCTCGACTTCCAGAACCTCCACGCCGGGCGCGGCGCGCAGGCCGCGTGGGAGCACATCCGCGCCCACATCCCCAACATGACGCAGGACCGCTACTACCGCCCAGACCTCCTGAAGATCGTGGAGATGGTGCGGGCCGGGGAGCTGCTGCGGGTCGGGCGGGAAGCGTAG
- the sdaAA gene encoding L-serine ammonia-lyase, iron-sulfur-dependent, subunit alpha, which yields MTTLDDILNAPAPASEWILAQDCAETGLHPDDIRTEMLRRIREMRDSIQRGLSSDARSITGMVGWNAKGLWDAPDALGAPLLRRVQAYAMAVNEENARMGRIVAAPTAGSAGTIPGALIGVADHLGIPDERLVSPMILAAGIGKAISKRMFISGAAGGCQAEIGSSAAMAAAAIVELMGGTPRAAVHAASMALMNTIGLVCDPVGGYVEVPCVSRNAFYAVHAVSAAQLALAQLESFIPPDEVLGAMASVGRMMPAALRETADGGLAQTPTGLAVTARMEGKDGDSGGMIELPMA from the coding sequence ATGACCACCCTCGACGACATCCTGAACGCACCCGCCCCCGCCTCCGAGTGGATTCTGGCGCAGGACTGCGCTGAAACCGGCCTACACCCAGACGACATCCGCACCGAGATGCTGCGCCGCATCCGCGAGATGCGCGACAGCATCCAGCGTGGCCTGAGCAGCGACGCCCGCAGCATCACCGGCATGGTCGGCTGGAACGCCAAGGGCCTCTGGGACGCCCCGGACGCCCTCGGCGCGCCCCTGCTGCGGCGCGTGCAGGCCTACGCCATGGCCGTGAACGAGGAGAACGCCCGCATGGGCCGCATCGTCGCCGCGCCCACCGCCGGCAGTGCCGGCACCATTCCCGGCGCGCTGATCGGCGTGGCCGACCACCTGGGCATTCCCGATGAGCGGCTGGTCAGTCCTATGATCCTGGCCGCCGGGATCGGGAAGGCCATCAGCAAACGCATGTTCATCAGCGGCGCGGCCGGCGGCTGTCAGGCCGAGATCGGCTCTAGCGCCGCCATGGCCGCCGCCGCCATCGTCGAACTGATGGGCGGCACGCCCCGCGCCGCCGTGCACGCCGCCAGCATGGCCCTGATGAACACCATCGGCCTCGTCTGCGACCCGGTCGGCGGGTACGTGGAGGTGCCGTGCGTCAGCCGCAACGCCTTCTACGCCGTGCACGCCGTCAGCGCCGCGCAGCTCGCGCTGGCGCAACTGGAATCCTTCATTCCCCCCGACGAGGTTCTGGGCGCGATGGCCAGCGTGGGCCGCATGATGCCCGCCGCGCTGCGCGAAACCGCCGACGGGGGCCTCGCCCAGACGCCCACCGGACTGGCCGTCACCGCCCGCATGGAAGGCAAGGACGGGGACTCGGGCGGCATGATCGAACTGCCGATGGCGTAA
- the hutI gene encoding imidazolonepropionase, with product MTGTETLFTNISQLVTPGVGMQRGAAMRDLTVIPDAAILVSGGVIRWVGPRAGASGNVPEHDLGGVAVVPGLIDPHTHAVWAGDRLVDFEARISGVPYEEILARGGGIRSSMRATGAAGVEELVALARPRLEALRTSGATTVEVKSGYGLDFDAELRMLRAVRALQAEFQLVPTLLIHVPPTGGRAEYVQAVCHDLIPGVAREGLAAAVDVFTEREAFTVEESRAILQAAKAHGLQTKLHADQFHAIGGTELACELGALSVDHLEASGPSQIAALAASNTVATILPGVTLHLGLPAAPGRALIDAGAAVAVGTDLNPGSSPVFSAQLALALAVRLCRLTPAEALTACTVNAAAALGLSDRGTLAPGQRADFLTLHSPDWRDLPYTLGANPVRQVFIGGTSV from the coding sequence ATGACAGGCACGGAAACGCTGTTCACGAACATCAGCCAGCTCGTCACGCCAGGGGTGGGCATGCAGCGCGGCGCGGCCATGCGTGACCTGACCGTCATCCCTGACGCGGCGATACTCGTGTCCGGCGGCGTGATCCGCTGGGTCGGCCCGCGCGCCGGGGCTTCCGGCAATGTGCCAGAGCATGATCTGGGCGGCGTGGCCGTCGTGCCCGGCCTGATCGACCCGCACACGCACGCCGTCTGGGCCGGGGACCGCCTCGTGGACTTCGAGGCGCGCATTTCCGGCGTACCGTACGAGGAGATCCTCGCGCGGGGCGGCGGCATCCGCAGCTCCATGCGGGCGACCGGGGCGGCGGGCGTGGAGGAACTCGTGGCACTTGCCCGGCCCCGCCTGGAGGCGCTGCGCACGTCCGGCGCGACGACCGTCGAGGTCAAGAGCGGGTACGGCCTGGACTTCGACGCCGAACTGCGGATGCTCCGCGCTGTCCGCGCCCTTCAGGCTGAATTCCAGCTCGTGCCGACCCTCCTGATTCACGTGCCGCCCACCGGGGGCCGCGCGGAGTACGTGCAGGCGGTGTGCCATGACCTCATTCCCGGCGTGGCGCGCGAGGGTCTGGCCGCCGCAGTGGACGTGTTCACCGAGCGCGAGGCGTTCACGGTGGAGGAGAGCCGCGCCATCCTCCAGGCGGCGAAAGCACACGGGCTTCAGACGAAGCTGCACGCCGATCAGTTCCACGCCATCGGCGGCACAGAACTCGCCTGCGAACTCGGCGCGCTCAGCGTGGATCACCTGGAGGCCAGCGGCCCCTCGCAGATCGCCGCGCTGGCCGCGTCGAACACCGTGGCGACCATCCTGCCGGGCGTGACGCTGCACCTGGGTCTGCCCGCCGCGCCGGGCCGCGCCCTGATCGACGCGGGCGCGGCGGTCGCCGTGGGCACCGACCTGAACCCCGGCTCATCCCCCGTGTTCAGCGCGCAGCTCGCGCTGGCGCTCGCGGTGCGCCTGTGCCGCCTGACGCCCGCCGAGGCGCTGACCGCCTGCACCGTGAACGCCGCCGCCGCCCTTGGCCTGAGCGACCGGGGCACCCTCGCGCCCGGCCAGCGAGCCGACTTCCTCACCCTGCACAGCCCCGACTGGCGCGACCTGCCCTACACCCTCGGCGCAAACCCCGTGCGGCAGGTCTTCATCGGCGGGACTTCGGTCTGA